A window of Planctomycetota bacterium contains these coding sequences:
- the argB gene encoding acetylglutamate kinase — protein sequence MEEAIQKAAVLIEAHQYIRQFENATIVVKVGGSIMDDPEALKGLIRDVCFMDAVGMRPVVVHGGGKAINQAMAAEGLEAQFVQGRRYTDERTLTIAEHVLINDVNKFIVDQINAYEHLAMPLHSLASCVIFGKRLYLKGEDNRKIDVGYVGEVDSVNTNLLKVLIASEYIPVIAPIARDSAGGKLNINADSAAGKIAGSLGAEKLVLVSDTHGIRTGEGADTLVSHLTKAQIEELVEKGIISAGMLPKVEAAFTALAGGVKKVHIVDGRIPHSLLLEIFSRTGIGTEIVLE from the coding sequence ATGGAAGAAGCCATTCAGAAAGCCGCGGTGCTGATCGAAGCGCATCAGTACATCCGCCAGTTCGAGAACGCCACGATTGTCGTCAAAGTCGGCGGATCGATCATGGACGACCCCGAAGCGCTCAAGGGGCTCATCCGTGACGTGTGCTTCATGGACGCGGTGGGCATGCGCCCGGTCGTCGTGCATGGCGGCGGCAAGGCGATCAATCAGGCGATGGCGGCGGAGGGATTGGAAGCGCAGTTCGTGCAGGGCCGTCGCTACACCGACGAGCGCACGCTGACGATCGCCGAGCATGTACTCATCAACGACGTCAACAAGTTCATCGTCGATCAGATCAATGCCTACGAACATCTGGCCATGCCGCTGCACAGCTTGGCGAGCTGCGTGATCTTCGGCAAGCGGCTCTACCTCAAGGGCGAGGACAATCGCAAGATCGACGTGGGCTACGTCGGCGAAGTCGATTCGGTCAACACGAATCTGCTCAAGGTGCTCATCGCCTCCGAGTACATTCCGGTGATCGCTCCGATCGCGCGCGACAGTGCGGGCGGGAAATTGAACATTAACGCCGACTCCGCCGCCGGGAAGATCGCCGGTTCGCTCGGAGCCGAGAAGCTCGTGCTTGTGTCCGACACGCACGGCATCCGCACCGGCGAAGGGGCCGACACGCTGGTGAGCCATCTGACCAAGGCGCAGATCGAAGAGCTGGTCGAGAAAGGCATCATCTCCGCGGGCATGCTCCCGAAGGTAGAGGCGGCGTTCACCGCGCTCGCCGGCGGCGTCAAGAAGGTGCACATCGTCGACGGCCGCATCCCGCATTCGCTCCTGCTGGAAATCTTCTCCCGCACGGGCATCGGAACCGAAATCGTATTGGAATAG
- the purE gene encoding 5-(carboxyamino)imidazole ribonucleotide mutase, which yields MSDAKPVQAIILMGSDSDWEAMSKCHELLSELGIAHDVHVASAHRTPAKVLKIVEDAPGRGVKVFICAAGMAAHLAGVVAAHAHCPTIGVPMKGGVMDGLDALLSTVQMPPGVPVATVGVGSAGAKNAAVLAAQIIALTDPNLAKKVTAWRAGQTEQVEAKDAKLRASIK from the coding sequence ATGAGCGACGCCAAACCCGTCCAAGCCATCATTCTCATGGGGTCCGACAGCGACTGGGAAGCCATGAGCAAGTGTCACGAACTGCTGAGCGAACTGGGCATCGCGCATGACGTGCATGTCGCGTCCGCGCATCGCACCCCCGCCAAGGTGCTCAAGATCGTCGAAGACGCCCCCGGCCGCGGGGTCAAGGTGTTCATCTGCGCCGCAGGCATGGCCGCCCACCTCGCCGGCGTCGTCGCCGCGCATGCCCACTGCCCCACCATCGGCGTGCCCATGAAAGGCGGCGTCATGGACGGACTCGACGCCCTGCTCTCCACCGTGCAGATGCCCCCCGGAGTCCCCGTCGCCACCGTCGGCGTCGGCTCCGCCGGCGCGAAAAACGCCGCCGTCCTCGCCGCTCAGATCATCGCCCTCACCGACCCCAACCTCGCCAAAAAAGTCACCGCCTGGCGCGCCGGCCAAACCGAACAGGTCGAGGCCAAGGACGCCAAACTCCGCGCCTCAATCAAATAA